Proteins from a genomic interval of Quercus robur chromosome 9, dhQueRobu3.1, whole genome shotgun sequence:
- the LOC126700217 gene encoding uncharacterized protein LOC126700217 codes for MVKLASARESRMYGPRLARNRLEYINAGLYLFATLVLLGGFEAQLSSKPKSGLVILLIALALIILVNVHDLVAHVSGIDCRLQLMELDLQLALVEFAVPVVQTLGSILFFLGDSFPFYSVQEEKGYDYFKLQKHGLNMLIAGPVLWVLGSIHNSCQIYERAGGHVQILQHRVHIPFLMGSLLFMMGAILNSHEQAGLAHHGLELLGRTWIWLGIFGSLLFFIGGLANVIKVFKMQQIDGLRHEKLRGGAHDRLIHEREGRVPLILEDHQRRKIRQVEEV; via the exons ATGGTGAAACTAGCATCTGCAAGAGAGAGTCGAATGTACGGACCTCGACTAGCTCGAAACAGATTGGAGTACATAAACGCGGGGCTATACTTGTTTGCCACCCTTGTTCTTCTTGGTGGGTTTGAGGCTCAACTCTCAAGCAAGCCCAAATCTGGTCTTGTTATTTTGCTCATAGCTTTGGCGCTTATCATATTGGTCAATGTGCATGACCTTGTGGCTCATGTTTCTGGGATCGATTGCCGGTTACAGTTGATGGAGCTCGACCTACAGCTCGCACTCGTCGAGTTCGCGGTTCCTGTGGTTCAGACGCTCGgatccattcttttttttcttggggattcttttcctttttattcaG TGCAGGAAGAGAAAGGATATGATTACTTCAAATTGCAAAAGCATGGTTTGAACATGCTAATTGCTGGCCCAGTCCTATGGGTGCTTGGATCGATCCACAACTCATGCCAAATATATGAGAGAGCTGGAGGGCATGTCCAAATCTTGCAGCATAGAGTCCACATTCCATTTTTAATGGGAAGTTTGTTGTTCATGATGGGTGCAATTCTCAACAGCCATGAGCAAGCTGGATTAGCCCATCATGGACTAGAGCTACTG GGTAGGACTTGGATTTGGCTAGGCATTTTTGGAAGCCTATTGTTCTTTATTGGTGGATTAGCGAATGTAATTAAGGTGTTCAAGATGCAACAAATTGATGGACTAAGGCATGAGAAATTGCGGGGAGGGGCACATGACCGACTTATCCATGAAAGGGAAGGCCGAGTACCCCTCATCCTAGAAGATCAtcagagaagaaaaataaggcAAGTTGAGGAAGTATAA
- the LOC126699709 gene encoding bidirectional sugar transporter SWEET3, translated as MGDKLHLAMGVMGNATSLLLYAVPILTFVRVIKMKSTEEFSCIPYIISLFNCLLYTWYGLPVVSYRWENFAVVSTNGIGILLEFSYIAIYFWYASAKNKKKAAMILTPGIVVICISIVISAFVFHDHHHRKIFIGSVGLLASAAMYGSPLVVMKQVIVTKSVEFMPFYLSLFSFLASSFWLAYGLVSHELFLAAPNLLGSPLGFLQLVIYFKYRKWGVVEEPKKWDLEKDGEKSKQLQPVINDSTNGIS; from the exons ATGGGAGATAAGTTGCACCTGGCAATGGGAGTCATGG GAAATGCTACTTCTTTGTTACTTTATGCTGTGCCCAT ATTAACTTTTGTAAGAGTCATAAAGATGAAAAGCACAGAGGAGTTTTCATGTATTCCGTACATCATTTCACTATTTAACTGTCTCCTTTATACTTGGTATGGATTGCCAGTCGTAAGCTACAGGTGGGAAAATTTCGCTGTAGTTTCCACCAATGGTATAGGGATTCTTCTTGAGTTCTCCTATATTGCCATCTATTTCTGGTACGCTTCTGCTAAAAATAAG AAGAAGGCAGCTATGATATTGACACCTGGTATTGTGGTCATCTGCATCAGCATCGTTATCTCAGCTTTTGTTTTCCATGATCACCATCATCGAAAGATATTTATCGGGAGTGTAGGGCTGCTGGCTTCTGCAGCAATGTATGGTTCTCCACTAGTGGTTATG AAGCAAGTGATAGTTACGAAGAGCGTGGAATTCATGCCATTCTACTTATCCTTGTTCTCATTCCTAGCAAGTTCATTTTGGCTGGCTTATGGACTAGTGAGCCATGAGCTATTTCTTGCG GCTCCAAATCTGCTTGGTAGTCCCTTAGGCTTCCTTCAACTTGTGATCTACTTTAAGTACAGGAAGTGGGGAGTTgtagaagaaccaaaaaaatgggATTTGGAAAAGGATGGTGAGAAATCAAAGCAGCTGCAGCCTGTGATTAATGACAGTACTAATGGCATAAGTTGA